A region of Gemmatimonadota bacterium DNA encodes the following proteins:
- a CDS encoding gluconate 2-dehydrogenase subunit 3 family protein — translation MSQELSRRDLLAAFAATGGVFMLPTPAQASDITRTVAAARMAPDGFAPKIYTVHEYETVKVLVDYLFPKDARGGSATEAGVPEFMDTFLEIEAGMRVAHRGGLAWLDHEMRRRTGKDFITASDAERRAMLDEIAYPARAKAEYSHGVNWFNSFRDFSASGYWTSEVGVTDLGYMGNTPVAEWTGCTAEAYRRTASMVDVG, via the coding sequence GTGAGCCAGGAACTCTCGCGTCGCGACCTGCTCGCGGCCTTCGCGGCCACCGGCGGCGTCTTCATGCTGCCGACGCCGGCGCAGGCCAGCGACATCACCCGCACCGTCGCCGCGGCCCGCATGGCCCCCGACGGCTTCGCGCCGAAGATCTACACGGTGCATGAGTACGAGACGGTGAAGGTGCTGGTCGACTATCTCTTCCCGAAGGATGCGCGCGGCGGCTCGGCCACCGAGGCGGGGGTGCCCGAGTTCATGGACACCTTCCTCGAGATCGAGGCGGGGATGCGCGTCGCGCATCGCGGCGGCCTGGCGTGGCTCGACCACGAGATGCGCCGGCGGACCGGGAAGGACTTCATCACCGCCAGCGACGCCGAACGGCGCGCGATGCTCGACGAAATCGCCTATCCGGCGCGCGCCAAGGCGGAGTACAGCCACGGCGTGAACTGGTTCAACTCGTTCCGCGACTTCTCCGCCTCCGGCTACTGGACGTCGGAAGTCGGCGTCACGGACCTCGGCTACATGGGGAACACCCCGGTGGCGGAGTGGACGGGGTGCACGGCGGAGGCGTACCGCAGGACAGCGTCGATGGTGGATGTAGGATGA
- a CDS encoding Gfo/Idh/MocA family oxidoreductase: MKIPRRLGVGFIGSGFNTRFHIQAWQGVRDADVRGIWSPNQKNAASAAKLANDLHVGPAKAYKSITEMVADPEIHAIWLCGPNQARIENVQEICDAVMSGKGELIGIACEKPLARGVAEAKQVLAMVKKAKLQHGYLENQLFSPGIVRGRDLIWARGASTTGRPYLARAAEEHSGPHNAWFWQGEKQGGGVLNDMMCHSVEVVRFLLTQPGKPRDTLRPVSVNGRIASLKWSRPSYAKQLKARFGKDVDYLKRPSEDFASVTITYETPEGLTVIGEASTSWSFVGAGLRLSGELLGPEYSMNWNTLNSELNCFFSREVVGKAGEDLVEKQNAEMGLMPVVPDEAAAYGYVNENRHFVDVFLGRVAPLLTWDDGLEVMQILMTAYMSAQTEKTVAFPPRGLDAFQPDVAKGTWKP, encoded by the coding sequence ATGAAAATCCCAAGACGTTTGGGCGTCGGCTTCATCGGCTCGGGCTTCAACACCCGCTTCCACATCCAGGCCTGGCAGGGCGTGCGTGACGCCGACGTGCGCGGCATCTGGAGCCCGAACCAGAAGAACGCGGCGTCGGCGGCGAAGCTGGCGAACGACCTGCATGTCGGGCCGGCGAAGGCCTACAAGAGCATCACCGAGATGGTCGCCGACCCGGAGATCCACGCGATCTGGCTCTGCGGCCCGAATCAGGCGCGGATCGAGAATGTGCAGGAGATCTGTGACGCGGTGATGAGCGGCAAGGGTGAGCTGATCGGCATTGCGTGCGAGAAGCCGCTGGCGCGCGGCGTCGCCGAAGCGAAGCAGGTGCTGGCGATGGTGAAGAAGGCGAAGCTGCAGCACGGGTACCTCGAGAATCAGCTCTTCTCGCCGGGAATCGTGCGCGGGCGCGACCTGATCTGGGCGCGCGGCGCGAGCACGACCGGGCGTCCGTACCTGGCGCGCGCGGCCGAGGAGCACTCCGGGCCGCACAACGCCTGGTTCTGGCAGGGCGAGAAGCAGGGTGGCGGCGTGCTCAACGACATGATGTGCCACTCGGTCGAGGTCGTGCGCTTCCTGCTGACGCAACCGGGGAAGCCGCGTGACACGCTGCGCCCGGTGAGTGTGAACGGGCGGATCGCGTCGCTCAAGTGGAGCCGTCCGAGCTACGCCAAGCAACTCAAGGCGCGCTTTGGCAAGGACGTCGACTATCTCAAGCGGCCGAGCGAGGACTTCGCGAGCGTCACCATCACCTACGAGACGCCCGAGGGGCTGACGGTGATTGGCGAGGCGAGCACGTCGTGGAGCTTCGTCGGTGCCGGGCTCCGACTCAGCGGCGAGTTGCTCGGCCCCGAGTACTCGATGAACTGGAACACCCTCAACAGCGAGCTCAACTGCTTCTTCTCGCGCGAGGTGGTGGGGAAGGCGGGCGAGGACCTGGTCGAGAAGCAGAACGCCGAGATGGGGTTGATGCCGGTGGTGCCGGATGAGGCGGCGGCGTACGGCTACGTCAACGAGAACCGGCACTTCGTCGACGTTTTCCTCGGGCGGGTGGCACCACTCCTGACCTGGGACGACGGTCTTGAGGTGATGCAGATCCTGATGACGGCCTACATGAGTGCGCAGACGGAGAAGACGGTGGCCTTCCCGCCGCGCGGGCTGGATGCGTTCCAGCCGGATGTGGCGAAGGGGACCT